The Microvirga lotononidis nucleotide sequence TCGATTGACGGACATACAGATAGGCATCGCGCTTGAGATGATCGGCCGTCACTTTGAGATCAGGCATGGGCGGGGCCCTCCATGAGCGCAACGACGATCCCGGCCAGAAGGCGGGTGAGTTCGCCAGCGGGCGACACGGGCTCGACAACCAGGACAGGCGACCTTGGTGCCGGTCTGGCGGGCACGGGCGACCGAAGGCTTCGCCCCTTGAGCCAGCTTGCCACGCCACGCTGGCGCAGGATGCCAAGGTCCAGACCCCAGACCGGCTCGGCCGACAGGACCGCGGCTCGCAATCTCTCGTAGGTCTCGACGGCGCCGATGCCGATCAGGCCGGATGGGAGCGTTTTTTTTTGCGCGCCAGCGCTCGTTCCAAACTGCGCTTGTGGACCTTGAGACCAAACCGCTCCTGGATCGCGTCGAGACATTGCAGCGTGGTGAGGTCCGGGCTGGCAAGCTTCATCTCGGAGACGAAGGAGACCACCGCGGCCGACAGCTTGTGGCCGTCCTTGGGACCCCGTTGGCCCGGGATAAGACCGGCCAGACCCTGGCTGGCCAGGGCATTCTGGGCTTTGTAGAAGGTCGGGCGCGAGACCCCGAAGGCCGCGGCGACTTCGCTGATGGAGAGACCGTCCATCTGATGCCGACGCACCATCTCGTAACGCACCTGGATGAGATCGCGCGCATCGAAGAACGGGTTGCTGGTGAACAAGGCGTCCTGGACGCCCTCGGGATGGGGATTGAGGGTGCCGTCGCGCGCCAGTGCGGCGCTCTTGAGATCCCGGCGGTTTGGCCTTGCCATGATCAACCTCGCCCGAGAGATGTAAAGTAGAATATGCCACAACGTGACCGTCGTCAAACGCCAGGTTGACGCTACTTCCCTTACACCTGAAGGTCTTTAGCGCGATGCAAGCTCGCGTTGCGGCGCATGGCATGGCGGAATTAGATTTACACATGCGGCATAATCTCCCTTACAACTTGCCGCGCTCCGGGGAGATAGCGTCGTAAGTTGGGGACGGCATGAAGGGATGAAGCGGCGTATCGTGGGGGTGTTCGAGCCTCCACTTCTCCACCGAAGGAGGGATACGCCTTGTCTGATCATAACGTCTTCAAGCTCGCCCAGCCAGGGAGCTTTACCGACTCTCTGACCGACATCCTGCGCGAGGGTGCCCGCGCCTTACTGGCCCAAGCCATTGAGGCCGAAGTCGCCGATTTCCTCGCCCAGCACGCCACACTCAAGACGGAGAACGGACTGCAGCGCCTGGTGCGCCACGGCTATCTGCCATCCCGCGAGGTGTTGACCGGCATTGGCCCGGTCGGCGTGCGCCAGCCCCGCGTGCGTGACCGGCAGGCGAGCCCGACCGAGCAGGTTCGGTTCAGGCCCTCGATCCTGCCACCCTATGCCCGGCGCTCGAAGAGCCTGGAGGTGCTCATCCCGGTCCTGTACCTCAAAGGCATCTCCACCGGCGACTTTGCCGAAGCGCTCTCGGCCCTGGTGGGCCAGGACGCGCCCGGGCTGTCGGCCTCGACCATCGCTCGCCTGAAGCAGGTCTGGAGCGAGGACCATGCCCGCTGGCAAAAGCGTGATCTGTCGGCCAAGCGCTATGTCTACCTGTGGGCGGACGGCATCCATCTGGAGGCACGCTTGGAAGACCAAGCCCAGTGCATCCTCGTCCTCATCGGGGCGACGCCGGAAGGCAAAAAGGAGTTGGTAGGCTTTACCGATGGCCTGCGCGAGAGCGCCCACTCCTGGCGCGACCTGCTGCTGGACCTGAGACGGCGGGGATTGGCGGCTGCGCCGGAAATCGCGGTGGCCGATGGTGCGCTGGGCTTCTGGAAGGCGCTCGGCGAGGTCTGGCCTCTGACGCGCGAGCAGCGCTGCTGGGTGCACAAGACCGCCAATGTCCTCAACCGGCTGCCGAAGAGCCTTCACGCCAAAGCCAAATCCGCCCTTCAGGCCATCTGGATGGCCGAGACCAAGAAGGATGCTCTGGCCGCGTTCGACGCCTTCACGCAAACCTACCGCATCAAGTACGAGAAAGCCGTGGACTGCCTGGTCAAAGATCGCGATGCGCTCCTGGCCTTCTACGATTTTCCCGCCGAGCACTGGAAGACCTGAGAACGACCAATCCGATTGAAAGTACGTTCGCCACCGTGCGGCACCGAACAATCCGGGCCAAGGGGTGTCTGTCAAACCAAACTGCCTTGATCATGGTCTTCAAGCTGGTCGAGGGAGCTCAGAAGGGCTGGCGACGCCTTGATGGACCAAACCAGTTGCCAAAGCTGATCCAGGGTGTGAAGTTCGCTGACGGCCTTGAGGTCGGTGCTTCCCAACCTGGATCTCAAGCTCAACCCGCCGCCTGATCTGTCAGGCCGTCACCAAAATCTGGCGTTATCTCCGCCCACGCGCTGCTCGATGTCTGCGCCGGCGAGGTCGACTACACCCGGACAGTCCTGCCGATCGGCGAGGGTCAAGCCCTGGTCGATGAGATCATCCGTCCTCATGTCCTCCACCTCGTCACCGTGGAATTCGGTTCTGACGAGCAGGCGAGGGGCTTCCGTCCGCTCGAGTGGTTCGGACCCGAGGTGACAGCGGATCCCCGCTATACCAATCAGTCCATCGCTCTGCGGGGGCTCAATGAGACTCCAGAGATCCCGCTGTCCGATGCGGCGCTCAACAGCCTGATCGATACCCTGGGTGGCCGCTTCCCCGCCCAGGCGCGGGTGGCCAGTACCCAGCCTAAGGCCAAGCAGGGGCCGGTGACCCGAACCAGCGGTGAAGCCGTCAAAGTCAACCTCGACGAGATCGAGGACGCGATGATGCGCGAGATGGAGAAGACGCTCCAGAAGGGCAAACCCGAGTAGGAGTTCTCCCAGGATGCCTGACGCCCGCTCACCCATACAGCACCACCTGGTGCTCTTGACCCGGAGCAGGGCAGGGCACGATCCTTCAGCCTGATGATTGAGCTCGACCTGTTCGGCCCGATCCGGCTGGTGCGCAATTGGGGCTTCGTTGGTTCCAAGGGTCAGGAGAAGGTTGAGGTCTTTCCTGATGAAGCCAAAGCTGCGGAAGCGCTGAAAGGCTGGGCGCACACCCAGAGAGACGGAAGGGCTATGGAGACCTCTGAAGCAACTCAGGTGGTCCTGTGATTTCTTGCGCGTCGGGGCCCGAAGCTGCTCCTGAAGGCGGGCGATTGGGGTGTGATGCTCACGACCGGCGCGAGGTCCGAGCTCGCGAGTTGCAGGCCATTGTACCTTGCCATCGTGCTCGATCCCGACACTTCCATGTAGTCACCTCGCCGTTAACCCGAGGATGCCTGTTGGACAGGATGCAGCCCAACAAAAAAGCCGCCCCATCACGGGGCGGCTGATCGTGGATTCCGAGTGACCAATAAAATGTGGTGAAGGATCCTAGACCTTCAGATCGACAGCGGATTCCTTGCCTGTCCGGCGGTCGGCCTCAATCTCATAGGAGACTTTCTGCCCGTCCTTCAGACTGCGCAAGCCGGCGCGCTCGACTGCGCTGATGTGAACAAATACGTCCTTGCCGCCATTGTCAGGCTGGATGGAGCCATAACCCTTCGTCTCGTTAAACCATTTTACAGTGCCAGTCGCCATTGCCGTCTCTTACCATCTTCATCGGCGCGCATGGTCCTCATGTCCCATTTTGCTCAGCCGCACCCTCCCAGCGGATGAAGGCTAGTTGTGGGATCACCGCTTTGCAAGCACCACGGGAAAATGCCCTGAGGCGCCAGAAGCCTTTTGCCACCGCGGCGGCTAAGCCGGATCTCTAACGCTCCCTTTACCTGTCGCCCCTAAACCATTGGGGATCCCTCGCCGCACTCAACCGGCGGCCTCCAGGTGCCTAGAGATCATGCGACCGACCTCGAAACCACCGTTTGATCCGCCAGCTCCCTCGGGCCAGAGCTCGAAACCGCGAGCGCAACGTTCATCCCTCCCGCTTGATCAACACTGGCACAGTGGCAGCCCCTCATGGCCCACGCCGTGGGCCGCCGCAGGCCTGCCGCAGCCAGGTTGGTGGGACGCCTTCGTCGTCGACAAGAACCTGGTCTTGACCCGCACCCCCGATCATCCGGGCCGGAAATTGCAACAAGAACCAATACAGAAAGAAACTGATTTGAGCCGCCCCAGCCCCACTTCCAAGCGCCGTCCTGCCACGTCCGGGCAACCTTCGGCATCGCCGACAGTCGAGCAGCTGTTGTCGCCTCCACAGCCGCGCCCGCAGCCGGATCCTGCTGTGCATCACCAGCTGGCCCAGATTCAGGCGGAGTTCGGAAGCAGCCCGGAGGACACCAGCGAATCGGACATCCTTCCTGAGGTTGAGATTCCAGCTGCTGAAGACACTGCCGAGACGATCTCGTCGACAGAGGCTCTTGAGCCGGGCGCTAATGAGAAAGAAGGTTCCCTGCACAATGAAGACATGGCACCCGAAGGCGTCATCCCGCGTCTTCAGAATGCTTTCTGGACAGTGCCCGCTGGTCTGACCTTCTCCTGGCACGCCAGTTCATGGCAGGCCAACCCTTCTCCCATCCAACCAGCAGCCCCGGATGATCCATCCGCATCGGGGATGATCAATGCCGTGGCTGACAATGCCTATGGGATGGCGGCGAGTGACGAGATTGAGGATGCAGAGTTCGTTGAGACGGCAGAGCCCTCCATCGAAGTCGAAACAGGCTCAGCGGCACTCGCTGACGTTGAGATCGCAAATCTGGATCTTGGATATCTCGCTCTCTATTCGGACGAGCTTCGCTCAGTCGTCAAGACTGTCACCCAGCCTACCTCCACGGCTGCTGATGCTGTGAGCGCCATCGCGCCTCATCAGGTCACGGATAATGCCGCGATGGCAGAGCCCGAAGGCAGCGGCGACGCTGAGGCAGATTACCAGACCGATCCGGCCATCGATATCGCTGCCCCCGAGCCGGACCAGGACAGGCCGACGGGCTTGCCGCCTTCCGTTGAAGCCCCAGTCGATGAGACTGCATCCACGGTCCGCGAGATCCGCTCTGATGCGGTTGGCTCGGATCTGAGCCCGATCGCCGAGGTGGATGGGCTCGACATGGCGATCGAAACCGACCTGGAACGCCCGGATGACCGGGAACCCGAGATTGAGACTGAACCGATGGCTCTCCTGCCATCGGCAGAAATCATCATGCTGCCCAAGCCTGTGACGCATCGGGAGGTCATCCATGCCTACGAACTGCCTGACATCGGCTATCTGACCGAGGCACCGGAAAGGGACGGGGAGATCCTGACCGAGGATATCCTCGAAGAAGCGGCCGGCCGGCTCGAAAAGGTCATCCGCGATTTTGGCGTACGGGGCGACGTCATTCATGTTCATCCCGGACCGGTGGTGACCCTTTACGAATTCGAGCCAGCCCCTGGCATCAAGTCGTCGCGGGTGATCGCGCTGACCGAGGACATTGCCCGCTCGATGAGCGCAGTCTCCGCCCGTGTGGCCGTGATCCCGGGCCGCAATGCCATCGGGGTCGAGCTGCCCAACCAGCAGCGCGAGAAGGTTTACCTGCGCGAAATCCTAGAATCGGAGGAGTTCAGGAATTCAACGCAGAAAATGCCGCTGTGCCTCGGCAAGACCATCGGCGGCGAGCCGGTGATCGCCGATCTCGCCCGCATGCCGCACCTGCTGGTGGCCGGCACCACCGGCTCGGGCAAGTCGGTGGCGATCAACACCATGATCCTGTCGCTGGTCTACCGGCTCTCGCCCGCCGAGTGCCGCCTGATCATGGTCGATCCCAAGATGCTCGAGCTGTCCGTCTATGACGGCATTCCCCATCTGCTCACCCCGGTGGTCACCGACCCGAAGAAGGCGGTCGTGGCGCTCAAATGGGCGGTGCGCGAGATGGAGGACCGCTACCGCAAGATGTCGAAGCTCGGGGTGCGCAACATCGACGGCTTCAACGCCCGCGTGGTCGAGGCGAAAGCCCGCGGCGAGACCATCACCCGCACGGTGCAGACCGGCTTCGACCGCGAGACCGGCGAGGCGGTGTACGAGGACGAGGTGATGGATCTCGATGCCTTGCCCTACATCGTGGTGATCGTCGACGAGATGGCCGACCTGATGATGGTGGCCGGCAAGGAGATCGAGGGCGCGATCCAGCGCCTGGCCCAGATGGCGCGCGCCGCCGGCATCCACGTGATCCTGGCCACCCAGCGCCCGTCGGTCGACGTGATCACCGGCACGATCAAGGCGAACTTCCCGACCCGGATCTCGTTCCAGGTCACCTCGAAGATCGACAGCCGCACCATCTTAGGCGAGATGGGCGCCGAGCAGCTCTTGGGCCAGGGCGACATGCTGTACATGGCCGGCGGCGGGCGGATCACCCGCGTGCACGGGCCGTTCTGCTCGGACGAGGAGGTCGAGAAGGTGGTGGCGCACCTGAAGCGCCAGGCCAAGCCCGTCTATCTGGAGGCGGTCACCGCCGAGGACGATGAGGAGCAGGAGCCGGAGGAAATACCGGTCTTCGACGAGAGCGAGATGGGGCTGGGATCAGGTGAGTTGTTCGATCAAGCCGTGTCGATCGTGCTGCGGCACAAGAAGGCCTCAACGTCGTACATCCAGCGACGGCTGCAGATCGGCTACAACCGAGCGGCCTCGCTCATGGAACGAATGGAAAAGGAGGGCATCGTCGGTCCCGCAAACCATGCAGGCAAGCGCGAGATCCTCATTGGAATGGGTGGAGCGGACGAGGACTGAGGCTGGCAGCCGACCGGACTGACACACGCAAACGAGCATCGGCTCAGCCTCTAGCAGTCGGTGTAGCCTGACAGCCTCATCTCATCTCCACACCGGAGCCCCGGGGAGCGCCAGGCGCTCGCCGGGGCTTCCATTTTCAAGATCCTATTCTCGGACCATAAGGTGCTTGTGTCGCGTGCACATCGCGCAAAGCCCTCTTCTCTGGGTAATAGAGGCGACGCCTCACGCAGTCGTCCAAGGTGAGGCGCCGTAGCCAATCCCACCTCACAGTCTGGTCTATGCCGCTGAACGATGAAGCCGCTCCATAAATCCTGAGACAGGGAGGCCGAAGTTTACGACGACATAGACAATCTGCAGGGCAACGGAGTTTGAATGCCGCGCGCCATCGGCAGTTCTAAGGCACTCATGCACGGTTCTGTTTAAAGTCAGAGTTAGTGACGTGAGCAATAGAAGAGCGCTGCCTAACCATGGCAGCGCTCGCGTAGTTGTCCAACTCGCGCTCGGGTTATTGAGCTGACCTCTTCATCGGTTCAAGAACATCTTCGGCAAGCGGTTTCGCCTCTGGAGGAGTGGACGTGTCCTTCGTTGCTTTCAGGAGACCAGATGTCTCGAGCGAGCGGCTGAGAGCAACAATGACGTCGTCAGCAGCAGACCCATTGGTTGCCTTCGTGGCTGTCTGGGATTGGTCCAGCATATCGAGCACCGCCTCGACCTGCTGGCTTGAGAGCGGCACCTCAGGGTTCGACTGCAGGCCATTCAACGCGATATAGCGCCATTCGTAAGTGTATTCAGTGGTCACCTCGGGGCCGAACCAGGTCGGAATCTGGAAGGCTTCTGCCTGCTGAGCGTCGGCGAACTCGACGGTGATGAGATCAAAGCTGCTGGGATACACGACACGGTCGAGCTGTATCGCATCGCTGAGGCCGCTTTGAGGTGGCAGATGGAGGCGGTCGTAGGAGATCTGCCCAACGCAGAGACCAAACAAGGCCTCGGCATGTTCGCGCGGAAGGGGAGCAAGCTTTTCCACCGGGTCTCCTGCCGGATCCTGCCCTGACAGGACAAAGTGAGCTTGATCGGCCTCCAGCCGAATCAATTGGTCTTTGCCGGGCTGCGACGAGAGATACCCCTCGACGATCTGACGGTCGACCCCTCGCTCTCTCGCAACGAGGCGAGCGATGCATGGAGATACAAGGAAGCGTCGAACATTCTTCATGAAATCACCTGAGAACAATATGACTTTGGAACAGATGACACATCGTCTGCTCCAAACTGTTTACAAAGAATGAGCGCGACACCTTCCCAGCGATCGGCGCCTCGCCGTCGGCCCCAAATGGAAAAGCCCCGGATCGCTCCGGGGCCCTTCTTGTGTCGTGCTGGAGGTGAGGTTTAGAACCCGCCCATGCCGCCCATTCCGCCACCGGGCATGGCCGGAGCAGCGTCATTCTTCGGCGTCTCAGCGACCATGGCCTCAGTCGTGACGAGCAGGCCGGCGACCGACGCTGCATTCTGCAGAGCCGTGCGGACGACCTTGGCCGGATCGACAATGCCAGCCTGCAGCAGATCCACGAACTCTTCCGTCTGAGCGTTGAAGCCGAAGGTGTCGGAGGAGGTGTTGTCGTTGATCTTGCCAACCACCGTCGATCCTTCGACACCGGCGTTCTCAGCGATCTGGCGGATCGGAGCCTCAAGGGCACGCAGCACGATGTTGATGCCGGACTTCACGTCCGGGTTGTCGCTGGTGAGCTTGGCGACCGCAGCCTTGGCGCGCAGGAGGGCCGTGCCGCCGCCGGGGACGATACCTTCTTCCACCGCAGCGCGGGTGGCGTGCATCGCGTCGTCGACACGATCCTTCTTCTCCTTCACCTCGATTTCTGTCGACCCGCCGACGCGGATCACCGCGACGCCGCCGGCGAGCTTGGCCAGACGCTCCTGGAGCTTCTCACGGTCGTAGTCCGAGGTGGTCTCCTCGATCTGCGCCTTGATCTGACCGACCCGGGCCTCGATGTCTTGCGTAGACCCAGCACCGTCGATGATCGTGGTGTTCTCCTTCTCGATGCGCACGCGCTTGGCTCGGCCCAGCATGTCGAGCGTGACATTCTCAAGCTTGATGCCGAGGTCTTCGGAGATCGTCTGACCGGCGGTCAGGATCGCGATGTCCTCGAGCATGGCCTTGCGGCGGTCGCCGAAGCCGGGAGCCTTGACGGCAGCGATCTTCAGGCCACCGCGGAGTTTATTGACCACGAGGGTGGCGAGAGCCTCGCCCTCGATGTCTTCCGCCACAATCAGCAGCGGCTTGCTGGTCTGCACCACCGCCTCGAGGATCGGGAGCAACGCCTGCAGCGAGGAGAGCTTCTTCTCGTGGATGAGGATGTAGGGATCCTCGAGCTCGGCGATCATCTTCTCGGCATTGGTGATGAAGTAGGGAGAGAGATAGCCACGGTCGAACTGCATGCCTTCCACGACATCGAGCTCGGTCTCGGCGGTCTTGGCTTCCTCGACCGTGATCACGCCCTCGTTGCCGACCTTCTGCATCGCCTGGGCGATCATCTCACCGATAGAAGCGTCGCCGTTGGCCGAGATCGTGCCGACCTGGGCGATCTCCTCAGACGAGGCGACCTTCTTGGCGCGGGCCTGGATGTCCTTCACGGCCTCTGAAACAGCCAGATCGATGCCGCGCTTGAGGTCCATGGGGTTCATGCCGGCGGCCACCGACTTGGCACCCTCGCGAACGATGGCCTGAGCCAGAACCGTCGCCGTGGTGGTGCCGTCGCCGGCCACATCGCTCGCCTTTGAGGCCACTTCGCGGACCATCTGGGCGCCCATGTTCTCGAACTTGTCGGAGAGCTCGATCTCCTTGGCAACAGTCACACCGTCTTTGGTGATGCGCGGAGCGCCGAAGCTCTTTTCCAGCACCACGTTGCGGCCCTTCGGGCCGAGGGTGACCTTCACGGCATTGGCGAGGATGTCGACGCCGCGCAGCATCTTATCGCGGGCATCAGAGGAGAATTTGACGTCTTTGGCAGCCATGAGCTGAAATCCTGTTGCTTTGATCTTGTGAGGGTTGGGGCTGTTTTACGCGGCCTTCTGCGCTTCGGCAGACTGCTCGATGACGCCCATGATGTCGGATTCCTTCATGATCAGGAGATCCTGACCGTCGATCCGCACCTCGGTGCCGGACCACTTGCCGAACAGGACGCGGTCACCGGCCTTCACGTCGAGGGCAGCAACCTTGCCGTTCTCGTCACGGGCGCCGGGGCCGACGGCGACGATCTCGCCCTCTTGCGGCTTTTCCTTAGCAGTATCGGGAATGATAATGCCGCCCTTGGTCTTATCTTCGGCTTCGATGCGGCGGACGACCACACGGTCGTGTAAGGGGCGAAACGTCATGGGGGTGCTTCCTCGCTCTTAGAATTGGAAGCACTCGTCTGCGCCGAGCAGCCCGATTAGCACTCGACGCATGAGAGTGCTAACGAGGGTGATAATCCAATGCTCCCGGTGAGGCAAGACCTGTTGAAGAGGCCAAGCTTAAGGTGCGTTGGCCTCTTGAGAGCACTGTCGGAGCCGGTCGCTCCTGGCGGTCCTCGTCGCTTATCCTCTGAGGTCCATCTCGACGCCATTCGACAGCTGACGAAAGG carries:
- a CDS encoding helix-turn-helix domain-containing protein produces the protein MARPNRRDLKSAALARDGTLNPHPEGVQDALFTSNPFFDARDLIQVRYEMVRRHQMDGLSISEVAAAFGVSRPTFYKAQNALASQGLAGLIPGQRGPKDGHKLSAAVVSFVSEMKLASPDLTTLQCLDAIQERFGLKVHKRSLERALARKKKRSHPA
- a CDS encoding WGR domain-containing protein, with protein sequence MIELDLFGPIRLVRNWGFVGSKGQEKVEVFPDEAKAAEALKGWAHTQRDGRAMETSEATQVVL
- a CDS encoding cold-shock protein — translated: MATGTVKWFNETKGYGSIQPDNGGKDVFVHISAVERAGLRSLKDGQKVSYEIEADRRTGKESAVDLKV
- a CDS encoding DNA translocase FtsK, whose product is MADNAYGMAASDEIEDAEFVETAEPSIEVETGSAALADVEIANLDLGYLALYSDELRSVVKTVTQPTSTAADAVSAIAPHQVTDNAAMAEPEGSGDAEADYQTDPAIDIAAPEPDQDRPTGLPPSVEAPVDETASTVREIRSDAVGSDLSPIAEVDGLDMAIETDLERPDDREPEIETEPMALLPSAEIIMLPKPVTHREVIHAYELPDIGYLTEAPERDGEILTEDILEEAAGRLEKVIRDFGVRGDVIHVHPGPVVTLYEFEPAPGIKSSRVIALTEDIARSMSAVSARVAVIPGRNAIGVELPNQQREKVYLREILESEEFRNSTQKMPLCLGKTIGGEPVIADLARMPHLLVAGTTGSGKSVAINTMILSLVYRLSPAECRLIMVDPKMLELSVYDGIPHLLTPVVTDPKKAVVALKWAVREMEDRYRKMSKLGVRNIDGFNARVVEAKARGETITRTVQTGFDRETGEAVYEDEVMDLDALPYIVVIVDEMADLMMVAGKEIEGAIQRLAQMARAAGIHVILATQRPSVDVITGTIKANFPTRISFQVTSKIDSRTILGEMGAEQLLGQGDMLYMAGGGRITRVHGPFCSDEEVEKVVAHLKRQAKPVYLEAVTAEDDEEQEPEEIPVFDESEMGLGSGELFDQAVSIVLRHKKASTSYIQRRLQIGYNRAASLMERMEKEGIVGPANHAGKREILIGMGGADED
- a CDS encoding CYTH domain-containing protein, producing the protein MKNVRRFLVSPCIARLVARERGVDRQIVEGYLSSQPGKDQLIRLEADQAHFVLSGQDPAGDPVEKLAPLPREHAEALFGLCVGQISYDRLHLPPQSGLSDAIQLDRVVYPSSFDLITVEFADAQQAEAFQIPTWFGPEVTTEYTYEWRYIALNGLQSNPEVPLSSQQVEAVLDMLDQSQTATKATNGSAADDVIVALSRSLETSGLLKATKDTSTPPEAKPLAEDVLEPMKRSAQ
- the groL gene encoding chaperonin GroEL (60 kDa chaperone family; promotes refolding of misfolded polypeptides especially under stressful conditions; forms two stacked rings of heptamers to form a barrel-shaped 14mer; ends can be capped by GroES; misfolded proteins enter the barrel where they are refolded when GroES binds), which produces MAAKDVKFSSDARDKMLRGVDILANAVKVTLGPKGRNVVLEKSFGAPRITKDGVTVAKEIELSDKFENMGAQMVREVASKASDVAGDGTTTATVLAQAIVREGAKSVAAGMNPMDLKRGIDLAVSEAVKDIQARAKKVASSEEIAQVGTISANGDASIGEMIAQAMQKVGNEGVITVEEAKTAETELDVVEGMQFDRGYLSPYFITNAEKMIAELEDPYILIHEKKLSSLQALLPILEAVVQTSKPLLIVAEDIEGEALATLVVNKLRGGLKIAAVKAPGFGDRRKAMLEDIAILTAGQTISEDLGIKLENVTLDMLGRAKRVRIEKENTTIIDGAGSTQDIEARVGQIKAQIEETTSDYDREKLQERLAKLAGGVAVIRVGGSTEIEVKEKKDRVDDAMHATRAAVEEGIVPGGGTALLRAKAAVAKLTSDNPDVKSGINIVLRALEAPIRQIAENAGVEGSTVVGKINDNTSSDTFGFNAQTEEFVDLLQAGIVDPAKVVRTALQNAASVAGLLVTTEAMVAETPKNDAAPAMPGGGMGGMGGF
- the groES gene encoding co-chaperone GroES codes for the protein MTFRPLHDRVVVRRIEAEDKTKGGIIIPDTAKEKPQEGEIVAVGPGARDENGKVAALDVKAGDRVLFGKWSGTEVRIDGQDLLIMKESDIMGVIEQSAEAQKAA